CTGGCAGACGCAGCGGTGGCTGCAGGTGTACAACATATTGTATTCAGTAGCCTGGAGCATGTAGATAAAATTACAGGAGGAAAAAAGTTTGCACCACATTTTACGGATAAGGCGAATGTAGCTGCCTATATCAGTACGCTTCCTGTGCAAAGTACATTTATCCAGATGGCATTTTTTTATACCAATTTACTGGAGTTTTATCCACCTGTTGTAAAAGGTGATACACTTGTATTTCCGATCTATCTGCCAAAGGACTTCCGTGCGCCATTTGTAGATCCACTGACGGCTACAGGTCCGGCAGTACTGGAGATATTTTCTAACCCGGAGAAGTATGCAGGAAAGACTTTGCCGGTGATTGGGGATATTATTTCACCACAGGAAATGGTAGATGCCTTTGTGAAAGTAACAGGGAAGAAAGCGGTATATGGTGATGCTTATTCAAGAGAGAATTTTCTGCAACTGATGCCTGCATTTGGTGAGAATGAGTTGCTGGTAGATGAGATCCTTGGGATGGCGGAGTATGCAGTTGAATATGGTTACTATAGTAAAGCGCGTGATTTGAACTGGAGCCGTGAGATTAATCCGGATAGTGTAACCTGGGAACAGTTCCTGCGGAATAGTGGTTGGCAGGGGCAGCAGGTTTCATTTTAATCATAAGGGCTGATTAAAAAGTAAAATGAAGGCGCTGGGAATTGCGAAAAGCCATTTCGCCTCCATCACCCCACCCGAGAGGGGATACCCTTTTTAGTCAGCACCTTATTCCTCAAGTTGTGTTCGATGTTTCCCCAATTTGTGCCCCACATATGTAGCCTATTCGCAAAAATGCAATTCTTTGATTTTTACTCATTTGGATAGTTATTCATTCGTTCGATCCCGCTTTTTCACCGTGGAAATTCACATGTAAGTAATCTATTATGCAAGAATAGGCACCGTTTATCATCTGTTGATTATCAATCCTATCCTATTTTTTGTGCCATATACGGCATACTTATTGGCTAATTCCTCAATGCGTTTTTTTCCCATATATTTCTATTTGTAAATATTAACTAGAACTATGCTACATCAACTTGCAAATTTGCCAGACAATGAGCTCATGGCCAGAGCAAGAAAATTGAAAGATGAGGAAGCAGCAGGAATTTTACTGGAGAGATATAGCCATTTGCTGGCAGTAGTGTCCTTACCATCTTTGAATAACTACGATAACACCCCTGACGAATTTTTCCCTTCTCTTTTAAAGAGGTTGTTTAAGAGTCTGCAGACACAGACTATCCCCAAAATAGGCGAATGGATGCAATTCTTCATCAAGTCACAAGGCAACAGGGAAGCGAGGAATACGTATTATTTCCCTACTTCCGCATCCAGCGATATTACCCGGCTTGAGAATAAGGTAGAGAAAGCGAACAACAATCTGATGCAGCGAAAAGAATTGACTGTGACGATGAAAACAGCGTTTGACGACCTGGAAACATCTCATAAAGAGATTCTGAAAGAGTTTTATTTTGATCAGAAGACTTTTGCTGAAATAGCGGCGGATAGAGAGTATACGATGGATAAGATCAGGAAAATGATTAAACGGTCTAAACAGGAACTGGCCTCTCTTATTTTGGAGAAACTGGAATATGCGAAAATCAATAAGTATACAAGTCCTACAGAGGAAGAACAGGCGCCTATACTGGTAATAGAAAATGAAGTACCTAAGAAAAAGAAAAAAGGGCCGGCATCATCTGTGAAAAGTGCAGCTCCCAGGAAACAGAAACAAAGCAATGAATCAGCGGAACCTGCGTTGGTGCTGATTTCTGCTAAATCAGCCATCATAGCACGGGAGCAACCAACAGCTAAACTGATTGCTGTGGAAGAAGGAACCGCCACAGCTACTATG
This window of the Chitinophaga sancti genome carries:
- a CDS encoding NmrA/HSCARG family protein, yielding MGEDKPLITIVGIMGKQGRSAAHTLLESGRFRVRGITRRVDSPEALHLIEKGAELVRIPLDLGYQHAFEKAFHGSAGVFLMTPGIVPPQTHEFELGKELADAAVAAGVQHIVFSSLEHVDKITGGKKFAPHFTDKANVAAYISTLPVQSTFIQMAFFYTNLLEFYPPVVKGDTLVFPIYLPKDFRAPFVDPLTATGPAVLEIFSNPEKYAGKTLPVIGDIISPQEMVDAFVKVTGKKAVYGDAYSRENFLQLMPAFGENELLVDEILGMAEYAVEYGYYSKARDLNWSREINPDSVTWEQFLRNSGWQGQQVSF
- a CDS encoding sigma-70 RNA polymerase sigma factor region 4 domain-containing protein — its product is MLHQLANLPDNELMARARKLKDEEAAGILLERYSHLLAVVSLPSLNNYDNTPDEFFPSLLKRLFKSLQTQTIPKIGEWMQFFIKSQGNREARNTYYFPTSASSDITRLENKVEKANNNLMQRKELTVTMKTAFDDLETSHKEILKEFYFDQKTFAEIAADREYTMDKIRKMIKRSKQELASLILEKLEYAKINKYTSPTEEEQAPILVIENEVPKKKKKGPASSVKSAAPRKQKQSNESAEPALVLISAKSAIIAREQPTAKLIAVEEGTATATMMVAVEAAAMIVAEEKEATAPTMMVAVQPVEAIQPIKQGPALVLVSTNATTQTASPASVQETGISTNQEKDLNQGYATSRKQGQDIQDLQQGSLF